Part of the Labilibaculum antarcticum genome, ACATCCGGTAGCACAAATGGCTCCGATGTATTCAGCTTCATCAAAAACTTTAAAGTCACTTCCCTTAGCAACTACGCTTAGGTCAACAATCTTCATATCAAAACGGATATCCGGTTTATCGTTACCATAAAATTCCATGGCATCAGCATAATCCAATCTTGGGAATTGAAAATCCATATCCGCATTTTTCAATTTCTTGAATAAATGCTTGGTCAATCCTTCAAAAGTATCTAGAATATCATCTTGCTCAACAAATGACATTTCGCAATCAATCTGAGTAAATTCAGGCTGACGATCGGCACGTAAATCTTCATCACGAAAACATTTTACAATCTGATAGTAACGGTCAAATCCCGCAATCATCAACAATTGTTTGAATACCTGTGGCGATTGAGGCAATGCATAAAACTCACCCTGATTCATTCTCGAAGGAACAATAAAATCACGAGCACCTTCTGGAGTCGATTTAATTAAAACAGGAGTTTCTGTTTCAATAAAATTCAACTGATCCAAATAGTTTCGAACCTCCATACCCATTTTGTGACGCAATACTAAATTCTCACGAACACAAGCACGACGTAAATCAAGGTAACGATACTTCATTCTCAATTCATCACCACCATCGGTTTTGTCTTCAATGGTAAATGGAGGAATTGCTGATTTACTAAGGATATTTACATTATCAGCGATAATTTCAACCTCACCTGTAGGTATTTTATCGTTTTTACTTTGTCTTTCAGCTACTTTTCCAGTAATTGCTACAACGAACTCACGACCAAGCTTTCTAGCCATTTCGCAAAGTTCTGCATTGCTTTCCATGTCGAAAACAAACTGAGTAATACCATATCGATCACGAAGATCAACAAAGGTCATTCCCCCAAGGTTACGAGCTTTTTGCACCCAACCACTAAGCGTTACTGTATCGTTTACGTTCTGAATTCTTAATTCTCCACAAGTATGAGTCCTGTACATCTTATACCATTTAATTATTTAACAAGCTATTAGTTATTAGCCATTAGCTGATCCCTATTATTTAGGTTTGTTTCGTTAGATTCTAATTTTATTGCCGAACAATTATTAATATCAATCGCGAAGGCGAATCACCAACGGCTTTCTGATATCAACATCGTTCTTTGTTATTGGTTTTGTTAACTTTGCGAAATTACTAACAATTTGCGAAATTGAATACGCTTTTATTAATAGATTGTTAGATTTTAGCTGTAAGAAATCACATTGCGTTTTAAGTTGCATGTAAACAACTACTTAGCAATTATGCTTTTGTGAACAATTACAATATGAACCGTCTGCAGTAGTTACGGATAAAGTATTCTTTCTCACATCTAAAATCTCACATCTCATATACTTAACTAATATGAACGAAGAGTCAATTACATCTCCATTTTCCGACGAATATTTTATGAAGCAGGCAATGGAGGAAGCGCACAAAGCTTTTGAGGCTGATGAGATTCCGGTGGGAGCCATTGTCGTGTGCAATAATCGAATAATTGCACGATCGCATAATCTTACCGAACGATTGAATGATGTGACTGCACATGCCGAAATGCAGGCCATTACAGCTGCTGCCAATTTCCTGGGAGGAAAGTATTTAATAGATTGTACCTTATATGTAACCCTAGAACCCTGTAATATGTGTGCAGGAGCATTGGCTTGGTCGCAAATCTCAAAAATTGTGTACGGTGCCAGCGATGATAAAAGAGGTTATACCCGATTTTCACCAAGTCTGTTGCATCCTAAAACGGAAGTGGTTTCGGGTCTTATGGAGGAGGAAAGTGCCGGTTTAATTCGCGATTTTTTCGCTCGTAAAAGAATGTCTCTATAAAAATAAAGTACATAATTAACGGAGTTTAGTTATGTATGAGTGGCTGTTAATGAATTAGCATACAGTACATGATGGTTTCAGATGCAGCAATTTTGTTGAAAATAATCATGAATAGGTTTAATATCAGATAAAATTAGTAGTTTTGGCAACTGTAAGCGCAAAGTGATTTCTAAAGTATTGTTGCAATAATTCTACTTTATACCACTATAACTCGCTAATTACCATCCAACCAATTTGTAATCCATCTTCTTTTTTAAGTGTAAATAGTATTTAATGCTATTTCTGTGCGAGGTTTTTACCATCCTTAGCAGAAATCTATTATCTTGTCTTTGTAAATCTTAAATCTATATATCATGAGTGCACACAATGAAGCCAAAATGGGCGATATTGCTGAAACTATCCTTTTACCTGGAGATCCATTAAGAGCAAAATACATTGCTGATAATTTTTTAGAAGATGTTGTTTGTTACAATAAAGTAAGAAACATGCTTGGTTTCACCGGAACCTATAAAGGCAAGCGCATTTCGGTGCAAGGAACAGGAATGGGCATACCATCAATTTCAATTTATGCTCATGAGTTGATTACACAATATGGTGTGAAAAACCTGATTCGTATCGGAACATGTGGTTCTTTTAATGAAGATGTACACGTTCGCGACGTAATTTTGGCGATGACATCCTGTACCGATTCCGGAATCAATAAAAATTTGTTTCGAGGCATGGATTATTCTCCATGTGCCGATTTTGGAATGTTAAGCGATGCCCACAAGGCGGCCACCGAGCAAGGCGTAAATATTAGAGTGGGCAGTACATTGTCTTCCGATATTTTTTACCACGATTTAGAAAATAATCCAGAGCCATTTAAAATTTGGGCCGATTATGGCGTTTTGGCTGTTGAGATGGAAGCAACTGCTTTGTACACAATCGCAGCTCGAAACAAAGCAAAAGCTTTGGCTATTCTTACCGTTAGCGATCATATCCTAACCGGCGAAGCAACAAGTGCCGAAGAGCGCCAAACAACTCTGCATACCATGATTAAAATTGGTTTGGAGACAGCAATAAGACAATAATTTTAGATCAGATACATTTTATTGTAAGTTAAGTAAGGGAGAAGCTTTGGGGAGTTTCTCCTTCTTTATTTTCTACTTGCGTGGTTCAAAAGCAGGAGCTCAATTAGTAATTGCGCATTTCCCATTCTTACTTATTTTAGGGCGTGTCCCTCAGTTCTTCGGGTCAGGCTTTTCGTTCCAACTCCTCGTGCCAACGCACAAAACCAACCCTAACTGCGGGGTTTCCACTGCAATCCTTCACGCATGCCTAAATTTAAGGGGCTCACTTTGGGTGAGGCTCTCAATGTGTTTTGTGAGAGCAGCAAGCTCAATTTGTGTTTTATAATTGGTACCCTCACTGCAAGTGAGAGCACCAGGTTCCTGTTGTTTGTTCTGCTCAAAATTACATGTTTGTTGTTCTGACTGTAACTTGAGGCTCCTGTAGATTTGTAATATGTAGGTATTGGGTTGAGGATCTGTGATCCTCCTGTTAGCCGGATTTGTTTGAATGTAGGCGATTTAAAATCCCTTATCGGGGTACTAAATGAATTTTGAGGGTCTCACTTTAAGTGAGGCTCTCAATGTGTTTTATAATTGGTACCCTCACTGCAAGTGAGAGCACCAAGTTCCTGTTGTTTGTCCTGCTCAAAATTACATGTTTGTTGTTCTGACTGTAACTTGAGGCTCCTGTAGATTTGTAATCTACAGGTTTCGGGTTGAGGATCTGTGATCCTCCTGTTAGACAGATTTGTTTGAATGCGGGTGGACGAAATGAATTTTGAGGGTCTCACTTTAAGTGATGCTCTCAATGTGTTTTGTGAAAGTACTAAGATCAATTTAAAAGACTGGAGTTTATAAAAAAAAAAGAAAACCCGCTAGATTTGACTCTAACGGGTTTTTTAATATTATCACTTTGGATTTATTCCTTCACGTCAAAACCCAATTCTTTTAGCTGTTCCCAAAAATTAGGATACGATTTTTTCACCACATCAGGCGAATCGATTACAACATTGGGTCGTGCTAATGCGATTGGCGCAAATGCTAAGGCCATTCTATGATCGTGGTAAGTATCAATTACAATGTTTTCCTCTTCGGCTTTTCGCTCACCTTCCCAAGCTAATTCTCCCTCGGCTGGTTCGTTTAGTACATAACCTAATTTTCCCAATTCGGTAATCAGAGCAAAAATACGGTCGGTTTCCTTAATTTTCAAAGTCTCTAAACCTGTAAAATGGAAAGGAATGTCTTTTAAACAGGCACAAACGGCAAATGTTTGAGCCAAATCGGGCATCTGATTAAAATCAAATTTCAGTTTTGTGCAGTTGGTTGCCATTTTCTCAATGAACATTCCTCGTTTCGAGAATTGTGTTTTCACACCTAATTTCTCAAAAACCGGAATCAAACCGGAATCTCCCTGAAAACTGTGTCTTTTCACACCATCTAAGTACAGTTTTCCTTCATCGGCCAAAGCCATAAAAGAAAACCAATACGATGCGCCCGACCAATCGCCCTCAACCATATAAGGAATTCGTTGATAAGCCTGATTGTCCACAAAAATTTCTTGTCCTTTAAATTCCGATTTAATACCGAACTCCTCCATAATATTAAGAGTCATTTCGATATAGGAACGCGAAACAATTTTTCCGGTAAGCTTAATTCGTAATCCTTTTTCAAGAGTAGGTGCAATTAAAAGCAAAGCGGTAATGTACTGAGAGCTGGTGTTGCCTTTTAGTTCAACTTCTTCGCCGGTAAGGTTCGATCCAAAAATTTTAAGCGGAGGATAACCATCTTTTTCCAAATAGGTAATTTGAGCTCCAATTGAGTTTAGCGCATCAACCAAAACACCAATGGGTCTTTCCTGCATTCTGGGCGAACCGGTTACTATCCATTCACCAACAATTTTAGAGAGGTATGCAGTTAAAAAGCGCATGGTAGTTCCAGCATGTCCAACATCAAAATTATTGGTATTGGAATTAAGAATGCTATGCATTGCCATTGAATCATCGCAATCCGAAAGATTTTTAATGGGTTCAAAATT contains:
- the deoD gene encoding purine-nucleoside phosphorylase, translating into MSAHNEAKMGDIAETILLPGDPLRAKYIADNFLEDVVCYNKVRNMLGFTGTYKGKRISVQGTGMGIPSISIYAHELITQYGVKNLIRIGTCGSFNEDVHVRDVILAMTSCTDSGINKNLFRGMDYSPCADFGMLSDAHKAATEQGVNIRVGSTLSSDIFYHDLENNPEPFKIWADYGVLAVEMEATALYTIAARNKAKALAILTVSDHILTGEATSAEERQTTLHTMIKIGLETAIRQ
- a CDS encoding 3-phosphoshikimate 1-carboxyvinyltransferase, with product MQYSISKKNNLLEGRIVLPASKSISNRVQIINALSYNFEPIKNLSDCDDSMAMHSILNSNTNNFDVGHAGTTMRFLTAYLSKIVGEWIVTGSPRMQERPIGVLVDALNSIGAQITYLEKDGYPPLKIFGSNLTGEEVELKGNTSSQYITALLLIAPTLEKGLRIKLTGKIVSRSYIEMTLNIMEEFGIKSEFKGQEIFVDNQAYQRIPYMVEGDWSGASYWFSFMALADEGKLYLDGVKRHSFQGDSGLIPVFEKLGVKTQFSKRGMFIEKMATNCTKLKFDFNQMPDLAQTFAVCACLKDIPFHFTGLETLKIKETDRIFALITELGKLGYVLNEPAEGELAWEGERKAEEENIVIDTYHDHRMALAFAPIALARPNVVIDSPDVVKKSYPNFWEQLKELGFDVKE
- a CDS encoding nucleoside deaminase; translated protein: MNEESITSPFSDEYFMKQAMEEAHKAFEADEIPVGAIVVCNNRIIARSHNLTERLNDVTAHAEMQAITAAANFLGGKYLIDCTLYVTLEPCNMCAGALAWSQISKIVYGASDDKRGYTRFSPSLLHPKTEVVSGLMEEESAGLIRDFFARKRMSL
- the aspS gene encoding aspartate--tRNA ligase: MYRTHTCGELRIQNVNDTVTLSGWVQKARNLGGMTFVDLRDRYGITQFVFDMESNAELCEMARKLGREFVVAITGKVAERQSKNDKIPTGEVEIIADNVNILSKSAIPPFTIEDKTDGGDELRMKYRYLDLRRACVRENLVLRHKMGMEVRNYLDQLNFIETETPVLIKSTPEGARDFIVPSRMNQGEFYALPQSPQVFKQLLMIAGFDRYYQIVKCFRDEDLRADRQPEFTQIDCEMSFVEQDDILDTFEGLTKHLFKKLKNADMDFQFPRLDYADAMEFYGNDKPDIRFDMKIVDLSVVAKGSDFKVFDEAEYIGAICATGCATYTRKQLDALTDFVKKAQIGAKGMVYLRYNEDGSFKSSVDKFYGAEQLQKWAEACKAKPGDLILILVGEKAKTLPQLSELRLEMGNQLGLRDKTVYAPLWVVDFPLLEWDEDSKRFHAMHHPFTSPKQEDFHLLETDPGKVRANAYDLVINGVEIGGGSIRIHDTDLQAQMFKHLGFTDEEAQAQFGFLMNAFKYGAPPHGGIAFGFDRLASMFAGIESIRDVIAFPKNNSGRDVMIDSPSPIAEAQMIELGLDYRKKSK